In Duganella zoogloeoides, a single genomic region encodes these proteins:
- a CDS encoding NADP-dependent oxidoreductase has translation MSEHNQRILLASRPDGKPAPEHFKFDSVPVGEPADGQVLLKVLFLSLDPYMRGRMNAGKSYAKPIEVGDVMEGGTVARVVRSRHPDFAEGDVVLSYSGWQSYAVADGATVRKIDASAAPVSTALGVLGMPGFTAYAGLLTIGQPQRGETVVVAAASGAVGSAVGQIAKIKGARAVGIAGGADKCAFLRDELGFDAVVDHRAPDFAAQLEAACPQGIDVYFENVGGHVWDAVFPLLNDFARVPVCGLIAQYNDTAPRPGPDRLPGVMREILSRSLLIRGFIQREFVDQRPAFEREMAAWIACGQVRYREDIVDGLEAAPQAFIGLLEGRNFGKLIVRVGE, from the coding sequence TTGAGCGAACATAACCAACGCATCCTGCTTGCCAGCCGCCCGGACGGCAAGCCTGCCCCCGAGCATTTCAAGTTCGACTCGGTACCGGTCGGTGAGCCCGCCGACGGCCAGGTGCTGCTGAAAGTTCTCTTCCTGTCGCTGGACCCCTATATGCGCGGCAGGATGAATGCCGGCAAGTCGTACGCCAAGCCGATAGAGGTGGGCGATGTCATGGAAGGCGGCACGGTGGCCCGGGTGGTCCGGTCACGGCATCCTGATTTTGCCGAGGGCGACGTCGTGCTGTCCTATTCGGGCTGGCAAAGCTATGCCGTGGCCGATGGCGCCACCGTGCGCAAGATCGATGCGTCGGCCGCGCCGGTCAGCACCGCGCTTGGCGTGCTCGGCATGCCCGGGTTTACCGCCTACGCCGGTCTGCTGACCATCGGCCAGCCGCAACGCGGCGAGACCGTGGTGGTCGCAGCGGCCAGCGGGGCCGTGGGGTCGGCCGTCGGCCAAATTGCGAAGATCAAGGGTGCGCGCGCGGTCGGTATCGCGGGCGGTGCGGACAAGTGTGCGTTCCTGCGGGACGAACTCGGCTTCGATGCCGTGGTCGATCATCGCGCGCCGGATTTCGCGGCCCAGCTCGAGGCCGCATGTCCGCAAGGGATCGACGTCTATTTCGAAAATGTGGGCGGACATGTCTGGGACGCCGTCTTCCCGCTGCTGAACGACTTTGCACGCGTGCCGGTATGCGGTCTTATCGCGCAATACAATGACACCGCGCCGCGTCCCGGCCCGGACCGTCTGCCGGGCGTGATGCGCGAAATCCTGAGCCGCAGCCTGCTGATACGCGGATTCATCCAGCGCGAGTTCGTGGACCAGCGTCCGGCGTTCGAGCGCGAGATGGCGGCCTGGATAGCTTGCGGCCAGGTCCGCTACCGCGAGGATATCGTCGATGGCCTGGAGGCTGCACCGCAGGCCTTTATCGGCCTGCTGGAAGGGCGCAACTTCGGCAAGCTGATCGTGCGCGTCGGCGAGTAG